A region of the Mesobacillus jeotgali genome:
AACCGTTTAAGCGATTCTGAATTGGCTGGCCCAACCTTCTCGCCAGATGGGAATACCCTATTCGTCAATATTCAAAGCCCTGGCAAAACATTTGCCATTTGGGGACCATTCCAGCGCCGTAATTCTGCTCGCGCAAGGGAAATGTCATTTGCTGCACCTGCTAATCTTGCTCCTCAGGTTTCTGAAAAAGTGGCCAGGGCGGCCAAGGCGCAAGGTATGTCGATCCTGGAAGCAGCAGCATTTGAGCGTCATGGAGTAAAAATGATTTAAAACCTTTTGATAAAAAAGATGTAGGCTAAACACTTAGTATGGTTTACATCTTTTTTATCATTACAGCTATTCTTTGAAGAATGTTAAGGAATGGAGGTTATGTAAATGTTACAGAACATTGGGATTCCGGGTTTAATTCTAGTGCTTGTCATTGCTTTAATTATTTTTGGTCCATCCAAGCTCCCTGAAATAGGCCGTGCGTTTGGGTCTACCTTAAAAGAGTTTAAAAAATCAACGCGTGAATTGGTTTCGGATGACGAGCCGAAAAAAGACGAAAACAAAAGTAGTGTAACTCAATAAGAAATAGCAGAAGATGCGGGTACTGCCATACTTTCATCTTCTTTTTTTAGAGGTGATTTCATGGAAGAAAAACAGATGAATCTGGTGGACCACTTGAGTGAATTGCGAAAACGATTGATGATCATCGTTGGATGTTTTATGTTCATTGTCATGTTGGCTTTGATTTATGTAAAGGATATTTATCTTTGGTTAGTCCAGGATTTATCCATAAAATTAGCCGTTCTCGGTCCAAGTGATATTTTGTGGGTTTATTTGATGCTTGCAGCGGTGATTGCCTTAGCAGGTACGATTCCC
Encoded here:
- a CDS encoding twin-arginine translocase TatA/TatE family subunit, which codes for MLQNIGIPGLILVLVIALIIFGPSKLPEIGRAFGSTLKEFKKSTRELVSDDEPKKDENKSSVTQ